The following are from one region of the Pseudazoarcus pumilus genome:
- the glyS gene encoding glycine--tRNA ligase subunit beta, which translates to MDKAHLIVELVTEELPPRALPRLGEVFAETIAGGLRVRGLATEDAVVRGFAAPRRLAVLVRDVAAQAPAKEVTEKIMPVQVAFDAEGRPSQALLKKLAARGIAEDAIAGFERRVDGKAEALFHTRTEQGAVLDDVLADVVNEAVRALPIPKLMRWGASDVQFVRPVHRLVMLHGERVVPGSVLGLESGRTTMGHRFMSRGAIDIASAEAWEPTLLAEGKVVPHFAERRDEIDRQLQAAAARENASLGDYADLLDEVAALVEHPSVYVGEFEAEFLAVPQECLILTMRANQKYFPLFDDRGRLLNRFLIVSNMRVADPSNIVAGNQRVVRPRLADARFFLEQDRRQPLEARLPRLGPVVYHNKLGSQLERIGRLERLAGHIASRLRTDSAAARRAARLAKADLVTEMVGEFPELQGFMGRHYALADGEDQIVADAIAAHYRPRFAGDDLPAGNVACAVALADKLDALVGFFGIGQVPTGDRDPYGLRRAALGVLRILMESPLPLDLAELVADAASGFASDVLVEEGFSERLLDFLFERLRNQLRDAGHPVDEIDAVLALRPTRVDLVPARLAAVREFVALPEAAALAAANKRIVNILKKSGAAEVEPDVALLQEEAEKALFHRVVDVAPLVRSHVDNENYTEALLALAGLRDAVDSFFDNVMVNADEPLTRQNRLALLGRLAALMNGVADLSRLNAQG; encoded by the coding sequence ATGGACAAGGCACACCTGATCGTCGAACTCGTCACCGAGGAACTGCCGCCCAGGGCCTTGCCGCGCCTAGGAGAGGTCTTTGCCGAGACCATCGCCGGGGGGTTGCGCGTGCGCGGGCTGGCCACAGAGGATGCGGTGGTGCGTGGATTCGCGGCTCCGCGCCGCCTCGCCGTGCTGGTGCGCGACGTGGCCGCGCAGGCGCCGGCGAAGGAAGTGACCGAGAAGATCATGCCGGTGCAGGTGGCCTTCGACGCCGAAGGCCGTCCGAGCCAGGCGCTGCTCAAGAAGCTCGCCGCGCGCGGCATTGCCGAGGATGCGATCGCAGGCTTCGAGCGTCGCGTCGACGGCAAGGCAGAGGCCTTGTTCCATACCCGCACCGAGCAGGGCGCGGTGCTGGACGACGTGCTGGCCGACGTCGTCAACGAGGCCGTGCGCGCTCTACCCATCCCGAAGCTGATGCGTTGGGGTGCATCGGACGTGCAGTTCGTGCGTCCCGTGCATCGCCTCGTGATGCTGCACGGCGAGCGTGTCGTACCCGGTAGCGTGCTGGGGCTGGAGTCCGGCCGCACCACCATGGGTCACCGCTTCATGAGCCGGGGCGCGATCGACATCGCCAGTGCCGAGGCCTGGGAGCCGACGCTGCTGGCCGAAGGCAAGGTCGTGCCGCATTTCGCCGAGCGTCGCGACGAGATCGATCGCCAGCTGCAGGCTGCCGCCGCGCGCGAGAACGCCTCGCTGGGCGACTACGCGGATCTCCTCGACGAGGTTGCGGCGCTGGTCGAACACCCCAGTGTGTACGTCGGTGAATTCGAAGCCGAATTCCTCGCCGTGCCGCAGGAGTGCCTGATCCTGACGATGCGCGCCAACCAGAAGTACTTTCCGCTGTTCGACGACAGGGGGCGGCTGCTCAACCGCTTCCTGATCGTGTCGAACATGCGCGTGGCCGACCCGTCCAACATCGTCGCTGGCAACCAGCGCGTGGTGCGCCCGCGCCTGGCCGATGCGCGCTTCTTCCTCGAACAGGACCGCCGCCAGCCGCTCGAGGCGCGTCTGCCGCGTCTGGGCCCCGTGGTCTATCACAACAAGCTGGGCAGCCAGCTCGAGCGCATCGGGCGGCTGGAGCGGCTGGCCGGGCACATCGCCTCGCGCCTGCGTACCGACAGCGCGGCCGCCAGGCGCGCGGCGAGACTCGCCAAGGCCGATCTGGTTACCGAGATGGTCGGCGAGTTTCCGGAGCTGCAGGGCTTCATGGGGCGCCACTATGCGCTTGCCGATGGTGAGGACCAGATCGTGGCCGACGCCATCGCCGCGCATTACCGGCCGCGTTTTGCCGGCGACGATCTGCCTGCGGGCAATGTCGCCTGTGCGGTGGCGCTGGCCGACAAGCTCGACGCGCTGGTGGGCTTCTTCGGCATTGGCCAGGTGCCCACCGGCGACCGCGACCCGTACGGCTTGCGCCGCGCCGCCTTGGGCGTGCTGCGCATCCTGATGGAGTCGCCGTTGCCACTCGATCTGGCAGAGCTTGTCGCCGATGCCGCCTCGGGCTTCGCGTCCGATGTGCTGGTGGAGGAGGGCTTCTCGGAGCGCCTGCTCGACTTCCTGTTCGAGCGTCTGCGCAATCAGCTGCGCGACGCAGGCCATCCGGTCGACGAGATCGACGCCGTGCTCGCCCTGCGACCGACGCGTGTCGACCTGGTGCCCGCAAGGCTCGCGGCGGTGCGCGAGTTCGTCGCACTGCCCGAGGCCGCAGCCCTGGCCGCGGCCAACAAGCGCATCGTCAACATCCTGAAGAAGAGCGGAGCGGCAGAGGTCGAGCCGGATGTCGCCCTGCTGCAGGAAGAGGCCGAGAAGGCGCTGTTCCATCGGGTCGTGGATGTGGCGCCGCTGGTGCGCTCGCACGTGGATAACGAAAACTACACCGAGGCGCTGCTTGCGCTGGCCGGCCTGCGCGACGCGGTCGACAGCTTCTTCGACAACGTCATGGTCAATGCCGACGAGCCGCTCACCCGACAGAACCGGCTCGCGCTGCTGGGCCGGCTCGCCGCGCTGATGAACGGCGTCGCCGACCTGTCGCGGCTCAACGCCCAAGGGTGA
- the gmhB gene encoding D-glycero-beta-D-manno-heptose 1,7-bisphosphate 7-phosphatase: MKLVILDRDGVINQDSDQFIKSPDEWKPIAGSLEAIARLNQYGWRVVVASNQSGIGRGLFGMDTLNAIHDKMVKSLAQVGGRLEAIFFCPHPADSTCDCRKPKPGMYREIGERFNVDLSTVPVVGDSLRDLEAAVAVGARPCLVLTGKGARTEAEHALPEDTQVFPDLAAVAAHLTLDR; encoded by the coding sequence ATGAAACTCGTGATTCTCGACCGTGATGGCGTGATCAACCAGGACTCGGACCAGTTCATCAAGTCGCCCGACGAATGGAAGCCCATTGCCGGTTCGCTCGAGGCGATCGCGCGGCTCAATCAGTATGGCTGGCGGGTGGTGGTCGCGTCCAACCAGTCGGGCATCGGACGCGGGCTGTTCGGCATGGACACGCTCAACGCGATCCATGACAAGATGGTCAAGAGTCTCGCCCAGGTCGGTGGCCGCCTGGAAGCGATCTTCTTTTGTCCGCACCCGGCCGATTCCACCTGCGACTGTCGCAAGCCCAAACCCGGCATGTATCGCGAGATCGGCGAGCGCTTCAACGTCGACCTGAGCACCGTCCCGGTGGTCGGGGACAGCCTGCGTGATCTCGAGGCGGCGGTGGCAGTCGGCGCCCGGCCCTGTCTGGTGCTCACCGGCAAGGGCGCGCGAACCGAGGCGGAACATGCCCTGCCCGAGGACACGCAGGTGTTCCCCGACCTGGCTGCGGTGGCCGCCCATCTGACGCTCGATCGATGA
- a CDS encoding lysophospholipid acyltransferase family protein — protein MNALRSLLFALGLVVTIPPWALFAFLTFPLRAHTRYRIIGSWTRIAMWMARHVLGIRHRIVGGENLPDEPAVILSKHQSAWETLAFQVIFPPICFVLKRELLRIPFFGWGLAQMPFVAIDRKAGKDALAQVVEQGGARLREGFWVVVFPEGTRVAPGTTRRYKIGGAWLATHVGAKVVPVAHNAGEFWPKNAWIKRPGEVVVSIGPPIDAAGREPDEVNAEAEAWIEGEMRRLFPGHYAKG, from the coding sequence ATGAACGCGCTGCGCTCGCTGCTCTTCGCGCTCGGCCTGGTGGTCACGATTCCGCCCTGGGCGCTGTTCGCCTTCCTGACCTTTCCGCTGCGCGCGCACACGCGCTACCGCATCATCGGGTCGTGGACCCGCATCGCGATGTGGATGGCGCGCCATGTGCTCGGCATCCGTCATCGCATCGTCGGTGGCGAGAATCTGCCCGACGAGCCCGCGGTGATCCTCTCCAAGCATCAATCGGCCTGGGAGACGCTGGCCTTTCAGGTGATCTTCCCGCCCATCTGCTTCGTGCTCAAGCGTGAGTTGTTGCGCATACCGTTCTTCGGCTGGGGGCTGGCGCAGATGCCGTTCGTCGCGATCGACCGCAAGGCGGGCAAGGACGCGCTCGCCCAGGTCGTCGAGCAGGGAGGGGCACGGCTGCGCGAGGGCTTCTGGGTGGTGGTGTTTCCGGAAGGCACGCGCGTGGCCCCCGGCACGACGCGTCGCTACAAGATCGGCGGTGCGTGGCTGGCCACGCACGTCGGCGCGAAGGTGGTGCCGGTCGCACACAACGCCGGCGAATTCTGGCCAAAGAACGCGTGGATCAAGCGCCCGGGCGAGGTCGTGGTGAGCATCGGGCCGCCAATCGATGCGGCCGGACGCGAACCCGATGAAGTCAATGCCGAAGCCGAAGCCTGGATCGAGGGCGAGATGCGGCGGTTGTTTCCGGGGCACTATGCCAAGGGATAG
- a CDS encoding ISL3 family transposase produces the protein MRDAMLDMVFWEGHVVDSYEERADGSLLLHLCEEPSYRPRCGRCGSDCVLLHERRRRLVRERDWFDRRVWLDVPIRRLDCYHCGARAAERLSWLDAGERITHRLRAWVEALVKILPIAHVAQLTGLHWHTIKRIDQRRLQAQHGAFEAQGVRRLVMDEFALHKGHRYATVIMDAERMRVLWVGEGNSRAAVRPFFQLLGKQGCQRIEAVAMDMNTAFDLEVRAHCPSAEVVYDLFHAVARFGRDVVDRVRVDQANALRSAPAQRKVIKRSRWLLLRNRDNLGSEQAVKLDELLAANAPLATVYLLKTAIKEIWFAPTVREGARRWKDWYRMAIDSGIAPAIAFAKRLRKYLRGILASAIFPLNTSVLEGVNNRIKVIKRMAYGFRDSAYFFLKIKDAFPGKAR, from the coding sequence ATGCGAGATGCTATGTTGGACATGGTCTTCTGGGAAGGCCATGTTGTGGATTCCTACGAAGAACGTGCCGATGGCTCGTTGCTTCTACATCTGTGTGAAGAGCCCTCCTACCGTCCCCGATGTGGTCGTTGTGGCAGTGACTGCGTGCTGCTGCACGAACGTCGACGACGGCTGGTGCGCGAGCGAGACTGGTTCGACCGACGGGTCTGGCTGGATGTGCCGATTCGCCGGCTCGACTGCTACCACTGTGGTGCGCGCGCCGCCGAGCGCCTGAGTTGGCTCGATGCGGGCGAGCGCATCACGCACCGGCTGCGGGCCTGGGTCGAGGCGCTCGTAAAGATCCTGCCGATTGCCCACGTAGCCCAACTGACCGGCTTGCACTGGCACACCATCAAGCGCATCGATCAGCGGCGCCTGCAAGCCCAACACGGCGCTTTCGAGGCGCAGGGTGTGCGACGGCTGGTGATGGATGAGTTCGCACTACACAAGGGGCACCGCTACGCGACGGTAATCATGGATGCAGAGCGCATGCGTGTGCTATGGGTCGGCGAAGGCAACAGCCGCGCCGCGGTCCGACCGTTTTTCCAGTTGCTCGGCAAACAAGGCTGTCAGCGCATCGAGGCGGTCGCCATGGACATGAACACGGCCTTCGATCTGGAAGTACGCGCCCATTGTCCGAGCGCCGAAGTGGTCTACGACCTGTTTCACGCCGTTGCGCGCTTCGGCCGGGACGTCGTTGATCGGGTGCGGGTCGACCAGGCCAACGCCTTGCGCAGCGCACCCGCACAGCGCAAAGTGATCAAGCGTTCTCGCTGGTTGCTGCTGCGCAACCGCGACAACCTCGGCAGCGAGCAAGCAGTCAAGCTCGACGAGTTGTTGGCGGCCAATGCACCGCTGGCCACCGTCTACCTGCTCAAGACCGCGATCAAGGAAATCTGGTTTGCACCGACCGTGCGCGAAGGTGCTCGCAGATGGAAAGATTGGTACCGCATGGCTATCGACAGCGGCATTGCCCCGGCGATCGCCTTTGCCAAACGACTGCGCAAGTACCTGCGTGGCATCCTCGCATCAGCCATCTTTCCACTCAACACCAGCGTGCTCGAAGGCGTCAACAACCGCATCAAAGTCATTAAGCGAATGGCCTACGGATTTCGCGACTCAGCCTACTTCTTCCTCAAGATCAAGGATGCCTTCCCCGGAAAAGCGCGATGA
- a CDS encoding phasin family protein: MFATPEQIAAANKANLEALVRIANTAFANAEKLTALNIEAARGFVEDSIASTRSLMGVKDPQEFVKLQSELAKPSLDKVVSYNRSVYELATGQQEEIAKLFEARVAEANKSFTAFIDKAAETAPAGSDVAFAAMKSALAASNSAYDNVNKAVRQVAEMTEANVSAATDATVKAVGTASKAPAAKKAAA; encoded by the coding sequence ATGTTTGCTACCCCCGAACAAATCGCTGCTGCCAACAAAGCCAACCTCGAGGCGCTGGTGCGCATCGCCAACACGGCCTTCGCCAATGCCGAGAAGCTCACGGCCCTGAACATCGAGGCCGCCCGCGGCTTCGTCGAGGACAGCATCGCCAGCACTCGCAGCCTGATGGGCGTGAAGGATCCGCAGGAATTCGTCAAGCTGCAGAGCGAACTGGCCAAGCCCTCGCTGGACAAGGTCGTGTCTTACAACCGCAGCGTCTATGAACTGGCCACCGGCCAGCAGGAAGAGATCGCCAAGCTGTTCGAGGCGCGCGTCGCCGAAGCCAACAAGAGCTTCACCGCCTTCATCGACAAGGCCGCCGAGACCGCCCCTGCCGGTTCCGACGTCGCCTTCGCCGCGATGAAGTCCGCCCTGGCCGCCAGCAACAGCGCCTACGACAACGTCAACAAGGCAGTTCGTCAGGTCGCCGAGATGACCGAAGCCAACGTCTCCGCCGCCACCGACGCGACGGTCAAGGCGGTCGGCACGGCCTCCAAGGCGCCGGCCGCGAAGAAAGCTGCGGCCTGA
- a CDS encoding enoyl-CoA hydratase: MAYSAIVVEKRGPAGLVRLNRPEALNALNDTLVDELGHALAGFEADDAIVAIVLTGSEKAFAAGADIAAMATMSWMDAYRGDYITRNWERVKTCRKPVIAAVSGFALGGGCELAMMCDIIVAGESAKFGQPEVRLGIPPGAGGTQRLPRAAGKAKAMDLCLTARFMDAAEAERVGLVSRIVADERVVDEALAIVDTMAGYSLPVLMMIKESVNRAFETTLTEGLLFERRSFHAAFGLEDQKEGMNAFLEKRKADFRHR, encoded by the coding sequence ATGGCCTACTCCGCGATCGTCGTCGAAAAGCGCGGCCCGGCCGGACTCGTCCGCCTGAACCGGCCCGAGGCGCTCAACGCCCTCAACGACACGCTGGTCGACGAACTCGGCCATGCACTGGCAGGTTTCGAAGCCGATGACGCCATCGTCGCGATCGTGCTCACCGGTTCCGAAAAGGCCTTCGCCGCTGGCGCCGACATCGCCGCGATGGCGACCATGTCCTGGATGGACGCCTATCGCGGCGACTACATCACCCGCAACTGGGAACGCGTCAAGACCTGCCGCAAGCCGGTCATCGCCGCCGTGTCCGGCTTCGCGCTCGGCGGCGGCTGCGAACTGGCGATGATGTGCGACATCATCGTCGCCGGCGAGAGCGCGAAGTTCGGCCAGCCCGAGGTTCGCCTGGGCATCCCGCCCGGAGCCGGCGGCACACAGCGCCTGCCGCGCGCGGCCGGCAAGGCCAAGGCCATGGACCTGTGCCTGACCGCCCGTTTCATGGACGCGGCGGAGGCCGAACGTGTCGGCCTGGTCTCGCGCATCGTGGCGGACGAACGTGTCGTCGACGAGGCCCTGGCCATTGTCGACACCATGGCTGGCTACTCCCTGCCGGTGCTGATGATGATCAAGGAATCCGTCAACCGCGCCTTCGAGACCACGCTGACCGAAGGCCTGCTCTTCGAACGTCGCAGCTTCCACGCCGCCTTCGGCCTGGAAGACCAGAAGGAAGGCATGAACGCCTTCCTGGAAAAGCGCAAGGCGGATTTCCGTCACCGCTGA
- the lptA gene encoding lipopolysaccharide transport periplasmic protein LptA: protein MTKSPHFLLLAAFLLLAPLAAHAERADREQPINIEADKVTVDDRNRTHTFEGNVILTQGTLELRGAKIVVVQGADGFQTGVATAAEGELANFRQKREGVDEYVEGEAERIEYDGRNETATLFRRAQVRAGGDVVRGDVIEYDALTENYTAHRLPAEGSEDSRIRVTIQPKTSGS, encoded by the coding sequence ATGACCAAGTCCCCCCATTTCCTGCTGCTCGCTGCGTTCTTGCTCCTGGCCCCGCTGGCTGCCCACGCCGAGCGCGCCGACCGCGAGCAACCCATCAACATCGAAGCCGACAAGGTCACCGTCGACGACCGCAACCGCACACACACCTTCGAGGGCAACGTGATCCTCACCCAGGGCACGCTCGAGCTGCGCGGCGCCAAGATCGTCGTCGTACAGGGCGCGGACGGCTTCCAGACCGGTGTCGCGACTGCCGCCGAGGGGGAATTGGCGAACTTCCGGCAAAAGCGTGAGGGCGTAGACGAATACGTAGAGGGCGAGGCCGAACGCATCGAGTACGACGGTCGCAACGAGACCGCGACCCTGTTCCGCCGTGCCCAGGTGCGTGCCGGCGGCGATGTGGTGCGCGGCGACGTCATCGAGTACGACGCGCTTACCGAGAACTACACCGCCCACCGACTGCCCGCCGAGGGCAGCGAAGACTCGCGCATCCGCGTCACGATCCAGCCCAAGACCTCCGGGTCCTGA
- the lptC gene encoding LPS export ABC transporter periplasmic protein LptC codes for MSNDRIYPVIALLLLAALTFWLERITRSPEEVPRVERTDPDFIGSNIRMTSFDEAGQPHYELTSERIVHYPLSDVTDLIEPRLLYETAEGELRIRAREAEAAAGLENVLLEGEVEVERDATVSDPAMRLETERMRYWPDTQRAFSDAPVVLKHGNITAYGNGLRADNISGVLELVGDARVQMPRSPRNRQ; via the coding sequence ATGAGCAACGACCGCATCTATCCCGTCATCGCCCTGCTGTTGCTCGCCGCGCTCACCTTCTGGCTCGAGCGCATCACGCGCAGCCCCGAGGAAGTGCCGCGCGTCGAGCGCACCGACCCGGACTTCATCGGCTCCAACATCCGCATGACGAGCTTCGACGAAGCCGGCCAGCCGCACTACGAACTGACCTCCGAGCGCATCGTGCACTACCCGCTGTCCGACGTGACCGACCTCATCGAACCGCGCCTGCTCTACGAGACGGCCGAGGGTGAGCTGCGCATCCGCGCGCGCGAAGCCGAAGCGGCGGCCGGCCTGGAAAACGTCCTGCTCGAGGGCGAGGTCGAAGTCGAGCGCGACGCCACCGTCAGCGATCCGGCGATGCGTCTGGAAACCGAGCGCATGCGCTACTGGCCCGACACTCAGCGCGCCTTCAGCGATGCCCCTGTCGTGCTCAAACACGGTAACATCACCGCGTACGGCAATGGCCTGCGTGCGGACAACATCTCGGGCGTTCTCGAACTCGTCGGCGATGCTAGAGTTCAGATGCCCCGTTCACCACGGAACCGACAATGA
- a CDS encoding KdsC family phosphatase, which yields MDAANRAARVRLMGLDVDGVLTDGSLYFTPGGDEIKAFSSLDGHGLRMLAAAGIEIAIISGRASRALELRAANLDIGELHMGVSDKRRCLLELLSRRGLEPEAAGYMGDDVVDLPVLRCCGFSAAPADAHAFVRAHVALVTGRPGGRGAVREACDFILQAQGRLDAMLASYLD from the coding sequence ATGGATGCCGCGAACCGCGCCGCACGCGTACGCCTGATGGGCCTCGACGTCGATGGCGTACTCACCGACGGCAGCCTGTACTTCACCCCGGGCGGCGACGAGATCAAGGCCTTCTCCAGCCTCGATGGCCACGGTCTGCGCATGCTCGCCGCGGCCGGCATCGAGATCGCCATCATCAGCGGGCGCGCCTCGCGCGCGCTCGAACTGCGCGCGGCCAACCTCGACATCGGGGAACTGCACATGGGCGTGTCCGACAAGCGCCGCTGCCTGCTCGAACTGCTCTCGCGCCGCGGGCTCGAACCCGAGGCCGCCGGTTACATGGGCGACGACGTCGTCGACCTGCCGGTGCTGCGCTGTTGCGGCTTTTCCGCCGCGCCGGCCGACGCCCACGCTTTCGTGCGCGCGCACGTCGCGCTGGTCACCGGCAGGCCGGGCGGCCGCGGCGCGGTGCGCGAGGCGTGCGACTTCATCCTGCAGGCCCAGGGCCGGCTGGACGCGATGCTCGCGAGTTACCTGGACTGA
- a CDS encoding KpsF/GutQ family sugar-phosphate isomerase — MTDPLPAPPKHRASDMARRVLRIEADAIASLIERIGGEFERAVELVLARDGRVLVTGIGKSGHIGRKLAATLASTGTPAYFVHAAEAAHGDLGMITRDDVLIALSNSGTSEEILTIVPLIKRRGASLIAITGNSASPLARAADVHLDAAVAEEACPLNLAPTASTTAALALGDALAVALLDARGFSADDFAHAHPGGALGRRLLTRVRDVMRPAEQVPQVRPEATLAEALLAMTRGGLGMTAAVEASGRLAGIFTDGDLRRALERGIDVHTTRLADVMTRDAQSIGADALAVEAAEIMERRRITQILVVEDRTTLVGALNAHDLMRARVI; from the coding sequence ATGACCGATCCGCTCCCAGCACCGCCGAAACACCGCGCGAGCGACATGGCGCGGCGCGTATTGCGCATCGAGGCCGACGCCATCGCGTCGCTGATCGAGCGCATCGGCGGCGAATTCGAACGCGCCGTCGAACTGGTGCTCGCGCGAGACGGCCGCGTTCTGGTCACCGGCATCGGCAAATCCGGCCACATCGGCCGCAAGCTCGCCGCCACGCTGGCGAGCACCGGCACGCCGGCCTACTTCGTGCATGCGGCCGAAGCCGCGCATGGCGATCTGGGCATGATCACCCGCGACGACGTACTCATCGCGCTGTCAAACTCGGGCACCAGCGAGGAGATCCTGACCATCGTGCCGCTGATCAAGCGACGCGGGGCGAGCCTGATCGCGATCACCGGCAATTCGGCCTCCCCGCTGGCGCGTGCGGCCGATGTGCATCTGGACGCGGCTGTCGCCGAGGAAGCCTGCCCGCTCAACCTGGCGCCGACGGCCAGCACCACGGCTGCGCTCGCCCTGGGCGACGCGCTCGCGGTGGCGCTGCTCGACGCGCGCGGCTTCAGCGCCGACGACTTCGCCCACGCGCACCCCGGCGGCGCACTGGGGCGGCGCCTGCTCACCCGCGTGCGCGACGTCATGCGCCCGGCCGAACAGGTACCGCAGGTGCGCCCCGAAGCCACGCTTGCCGAGGCGCTGCTGGCCATGACGCGCGGCGGGCTGGGCATGACCGCGGCGGTCGAGGCATCCGGCCGACTGGCAGGCATCTTCACCGACGGCGACCTGCGCCGCGCGCTCGAACGCGGCATCGACGTACACACCACACGGCTGGCGGATGTCATGACGCGCGACGCGCAAAGCATCGGGGCGGACGCGCTCGCCGTCGAAGCGGCCGAGATCATGGAACGTCGACGCATCACGCAGATCCTCGTCGTCGAGGACCGCACGACGCTCGTCGGTGCGCTCAACGCGCACGACCTGATGCGCGCGAGGGTCATCTGA
- a CDS encoding ABC transporter ATP-binding protein: MQSASEQPLVRLQGVRFAYGERAILDGVDLSVRRGQVVAIMGGSGCGKTTLLRLIGGQLRAAAGQVEVDGQELGALGTHDLYALRRRMGMLFQFGALFTDMSVFENVAFPLREHTDLPESMLRDLVLMKLNAVGLRGAAELATSELSGGMARRVALARAIALDPMLIMYDEPFAGLDPISLGVIGQLIRRLNDALGASTVMVTHDVHESLEIVDYVYFVSDGKIVAEGTPEEIRASSDAFVHQFINAEADGPVPFHYPAPAFGDSLLRGSAT, encoded by the coding sequence TTGCAATCCGCCTCAGAACAACCTCTCGTTCGCCTTCAGGGGGTCCGTTTCGCCTACGGTGAGCGCGCCATCCTGGACGGTGTCGACCTCTCCGTGCGACGCGGTCAGGTGGTTGCGATCATGGGCGGCAGTGGTTGCGGCAAGACCACGCTGCTGCGCCTGATCGGCGGGCAGTTGCGTGCAGCGGCCGGCCAGGTCGAAGTCGATGGCCAGGAACTGGGCGCGCTGGGCACGCACGATCTGTACGCGCTGCGCAGGCGCATGGGCATGCTGTTCCAGTTCGGCGCGCTGTTTACCGACATGAGCGTGTTCGAGAACGTCGCCTTTCCGCTACGCGAGCACACCGATCTGCCCGAGAGCATGCTGCGCGATCTGGTGTTGATGAAGCTCAACGCGGTCGGGTTGCGCGGTGCGGCGGAACTTGCCACGTCGGAATTGTCCGGCGGCATGGCGCGTCGTGTTGCACTGGCTCGCGCGATTGCGCTCGATCCGATGCTGATCATGTACGACGAGCCCTTCGCCGGGCTCGACCCGATCTCGCTGGGCGTGATCGGTCAGCTCATTCGCCGCCTCAATGATGCGCTGGGTGCGAGCACGGTGATGGTCACGCACGACGTGCATGAGTCGCTCGAGATCGTCGACTACGTGTATTTCGTCTCTGACGGCAAGATCGTTGCCGAGGGTACGCCCGAGGAAATCCGCGCGTCGAGCGACGCCTTCGTGCATCAGTTCATCAACGCCGAGGCCGACGGACCGGTGCCTTTCCATTACCCGGCGCCGGCCTTTGGCGACAGCCTGCTGCGCGGGAGCGCGACATGA
- the mlaE gene encoding lipid asymmetry maintenance ABC transporter permease subunit MlaE — MSTVSAVRRLGAMVSAGVWRLGFAARFFAMLLVYSGQSLRRVHLTIREIYFSGVLSLLIIVVSGLFVGMVLGLQGYETLQRFGSGDALGVLVALSLTRELGPVVAGLLFASRAGSAVTAEIGLMKTTEQLKAMDMMAVNPIARVVAPRFWGGVISMPLLAAIFTAMGILGGWLIGVVVIGVDAGAFWSQMQAAVDFRYDIMNGVIKSVVFGVAVSLIAVFEGYDCHPTAEGISRAITRTVVTSALAILALDFILTSFMFRGTS, encoded by the coding sequence ATGAGCACCGTCTCGGCCGTGCGCCGCCTCGGCGCGATGGTCAGCGCGGGCGTGTGGCGGCTCGGGTTTGCCGCGCGCTTTTTCGCGATGCTGCTGGTGTATTCGGGGCAGTCGCTGCGCCGCGTGCATCTGACCATCCGCGAAATCTATTTCAGCGGCGTGCTCTCCTTGCTGATCATCGTCGTCTCCGGGCTGTTCGTCGGCATGGTGCTCGGGCTGCAGGGCTACGAGACGCTGCAGCGCTTCGGTTCGGGCGATGCGCTGGGCGTGCTGGTCGCGCTGTCGCTGACGCGTGAACTCGGCCCGGTGGTGGCCGGGCTGTTGTTCGCCAGCCGCGCCGGCTCGGCGGTCACGGCCGAGATCGGTCTGATGAAGACCACCGAACAGCTCAAGGCCATGGACATGATGGCGGTCAACCCGATCGCACGTGTGGTCGCACCGCGCTTCTGGGGTGGCGTGATCTCGATGCCGCTGCTCGCGGCGATCTTCACCGCGATGGGCATCCTCGGCGGCTGGCTGATCGGCGTGGTCGTCATCGGCGTCGATGCCGGGGCCTTCTGGTCGCAGATGCAGGCGGCGGTCGATTTCCGCTACGACATCATGAACGGCGTCATCAAGAGCGTCGTGTTCGGGGTCGCAGTTTCGTTGATCGCGGTGTTCGAAGGTTACGATTGCCATCCCACCGCCGAGGGCATCTCACGCGCGATCACGCGCACCGTCGTCACCTCGGCGCTGGCGATCCTGGCGTTGGACTTCATTCTCACCTCATTCATGTTCCGGGGGACGTCATGA